caccctcccaggcTTGTGTGCCCACACACACCTTGTATCCTGAACCAGTCAAGAGTGAGCCGCAGGcaccctgtccctctcccctCAACTCCCATGTGTGCTTCCCAAGGGGAACTTTTCCCACAAGACTGCTGGTAGCAGTCAAGTGTGTccatcttcccagcatcagggatggGATCTGATCTGTTGGGGAAGTGGTATCTGTAGGCCGCTCCATTGGGAGGTCTTTTCTTTGGAAAGCCGCAGCGTGGCGGATGTTGGAGCCCCATTTCCAGGAAAGGGGCTGTCTTTTAGGccagtgacttgcccagggcccTGCAGCCCAGAGGTGAAAGCTGGTTCGTGGGTCCAGCTTTTCTCTGGAGTGTGGTCTGCGGAACTTCCTGTCTTCCTTCCCTCAGGGTGTCAGAGGGGAGCCCCAGGCTGTTTCCTAGAACACATGGGGGTGGGATACAGCGCCTGGTGACACACGGCATCCTGTCTCCTCCAGGAAAGCAGAGGGAAAAGCGGCCTCAACAACGGAGCTGCCCCCGGAGTACCTGACCAGCCCGCTGTCTCAGCAGTCGCAGGTACTGCCCGGGCCTCTGGGGGCGCCTTGACCCTTGGCCCCGCTAACCCTGCCCTGTCATCCTCAGCTGCCCCCCAAAAGGGACGAGACAGCCctgcaggaagaggaggagctTCAGCTGGCCCTGGCCCTGTCTCAGTCGGAGGCCGAGGAGAAGGAACGGATGGTGAGCGGGGACAGCCTTGCTGAGTCTGGGGGTGCACAGGAAAGTGCGGCGTGCACCTCGGACACCTCCTCCTGGTCATCCTGCAGAGGCAGAAGTCGGCCTATACCGCGTACCCCAAGGCTGAACCCACGCCCGTGGCCTCCTCAGCGCCCCCTGCCAGCAGCCTGTATTCTTCGCCTGTGGTGAGCCTGCCCTTCAGCTCAGCCCCAGTGGCTTGGACTGCCTTCCTATGGGATGAGAGGGCAAGCGATTGTGCCTCAGCAGGGATGCTTGAGTCTCCTGGGCAGGGGCAGAGGCAGCCTGGTGCCCACAGGTCTCGGCTCCCTGGTCAGGACCCCAGTGGAGCAGAGGACACTGCAAGGGCTGGAGGCCTCACTGTCGAGACCCCGGTGTCTTCCATACCCCCCAAGCGGGAGGAGCTGGGGACACCTTGGGTCAAAGTGCTCTGTTTTTCTAGCCTCCTGTGAGGCCGTCACAGGTCTGTTTGCTGGAGGTGGACCGAATTCTTTCTGTAAAAAGGAGGAAGGTGGCAGGTGGGGCAGAGGTTTAGAAAGTCATTTGCAAACCCTGCAGGGCACTGTGGGTGGAGCTGAGAGAAGCCCTGCCAGTTGCCCACCCGACCCTGTGGTCAGTGGGAGGGCTGGTGGGGCAGCACCCTGCATCCCATCTACGGTTACGGAGCCCCTTGGCGCTTGGACAGGCTTTGGCCAGTCTGCAGGGTCCGCTCTCATGGCTATATCATCCAGGCCTCTCCTCCGGCCTGTGGCCTCTCATATACACCATGTCTCCCCAGAACTCATCGGCGCCTCTGGCTGAGGACATCGATCCTGAGGTGAGGATACCCCAAGTGTGGTGCTTTCCCCTCGCTGCTTCCTGGCCCTTGGGAGTGACCCCCTCTTGCCTGTGTAGCTTGCACGGTACCTGAACCGGAACTACTGGGAGAAGAAGCAGGAGGAGGCTCGGAAGAGCCCCACGCCGTCTGCACCAGTGCCTCTGACAGAGCCCACGGCCCAGCCTGGGGAGGGACACGCAATCCCTGCCAACGTGGAGGTAAGGGGCTACTCTCAGGCTTCAGACTGTGGTCCCTTGGGAGAGGGACACCAGGATAGGCAGAGATGGAGTCTCACTGTCTGGTCTCTTCCAGACTTCCCTCCCAGAGACAGACCCTCAGGCCGTAACTGCAGCCGGAGCTGCCTTTAGTGAGGTAAGCCATGACTCCCTCCTCGGGCTGGGGGCAGACTTGGCCTCCCAGAGTGCAGAGCGCCAGGCTCATGGTGACCTCCCAGAGGTGGGCTGTTGCCACTTACAGCTCTCCATTGGACGTCTCTGGGTTGGCTGTAGGCTCTGCTCAGCTCCTTGCTGTCTACCCCAAACAGGCTGGAATATTCTGGGGCTCTGCACTTTGGTGCCCAGTGGAGTAAGAGGCCAGTGCCAGGACAGCTTTGTCTCGGCCACGCTGTGCCTGTGGGCAAAAGCCGAGCTtccctgggcctctgtttcctcccttGTGAACCGGGTGCTGGGGGCGCCTCTCGCCAACCCCCCAGGAGGACCCAGTCAGTTGTGCAGCAAGCTCAGAGCTCAGCACCTGACTCAGCCAGACAGAGGGACCCTGTCCCCACTCGGGCTCGGGGTGTAGGAGGTGCTCAGGCAGACTCCTGTGCCCCGGCAGCAGTACCAGAATGGGGAGTCGGAGGAGAGCCATGCACAGTTCCTGAAGGCCCTCCAGAATGCCGTTACCACCTTCGTCAACCGCATGAAGAGCAACCACGTGCGGGGCCGCAGCATCACCAACGACTCGGCCGTACTGTCCCTCTTCCAGTCCATCAACACCATGCACCCCCAGCTGCTGGAGCTGCTCAACCAGCTGGATGAGCGCAGGCGTACGTGCCACGTGCACCTTCCCAGGTGTCCCTCCAGGCCTTGGGGGCTCCCATTGGGCCTGCCACACCCGCTAGGGGCAGTGGGCTCCTTCTGGGCCAGGCATTATCGCGCCTGGggtggtgtgggcagggctgccgCGAGGGACCTTGGGCTCTGCATGAGGGAGTCCCAGTGGCAGATGTCCCACTGAGCACAGTGAGCTGGCGGGAGTGTGTATGTGTACGTATGTGTGCGCACACGTGTGCATGTGCGTCCCCCTGCCCTGGAGCCCCTATGCCAGCTGCACCCTGTAGACAGGTGCTCAGCTGGGCCCTGCCATTTCCCAAGCCAGGCTGGGCAGCAGTGCCCACTGTGGGCAGCTTGTGTTCCAGCCAATACCAAGGCCCCCCAGCTTGCCCCCTCCCCACAGTATACTACGAGGGACTGCAGGACAAGCTGGCGCAGATCCGTGACGCCCGGGGGGCGCTCAGCGCCCTGCGGGAGGAGCACCGGGAGAAGCTTCGCCGCGCAGCCGAGGAGGCCGAGCGCCAGCGCCAGATCCAGCTGGCCCAGAAGCTGGAGATCATGCGGCAGAAGAAGCAGGTGCGGCGGTGGCAGCCCGCCCGGCCATAGGGTGTGGGGCCGGAGCCAGCCCTGACGCCTGCCTCGTGGTCCACAGGAGTACCTAGAGGTGCAGCGGCAGCTGGCCATCCAGCGCCTGCAGGAGCAGGAGAAGGAGCGGCAGATGCGCCTGGAGCAGCAGAAGCAGACCATCCAGATGCGGGCCCAGATGCCCGCTTTCTCTCTGCCCTACGCCCAGGCACGTGCCCACCACACACCTCGGTCCCTCAGGGCACCCTGGTGACGGACAAGTGCCCTGAAagctgtctctctgtctccagcTCCAGGCCATGCCTGCGGCGGGGGCTGTGCTGTACCAGCCCTCCGGCCCGGCGAGCTTCGCGGGCACCTTCAGCCCGGCCGGCTCGGTGGAGGGCTCACCCATGCACACCATGTACATGAGTCAGCCGGCCCCAGCTGCCAGCGGTCCCTACCCCAGCATGCCAGCAGCCGCAGCAGGTAACGGAGTGGGTagggcaggagggtggggggcCAACAGCCAAGACGAACCCCAGACCGCTaccctttccttcttttgttgTGTTGGTGTGATCACAAACTAACAGAACAGTTGGCAGAGCAGTACACAGCGTTTTTCAGATTCACACACTCTCCCCACACTCAGCCACACTCACTCTCTTCTGACCCAATTTAGGGGGAGTGGCGGGTGTGACACCCTTTACTACTAGAGGCCTCTACATTTGCTAGACCAGGATGCTCTGCAGGGCCTGGGCACAGGTGCCAGACGAGCCCAGAGGCCCTGGTGTGACTGTATCTGCGGCTGGCTCGC
This portion of the Bubalus bubalis isolate 160015118507 breed Murrah chromosome 3, NDDB_SH_1, whole genome shotgun sequence genome encodes:
- the HGS gene encoding hepatocyte growth factor-regulated tyrosine kinase substrate isoform X3 translates to MGRGSGTFERLLDKATSQLLLETDWESILQICDLIRQGDTQAKYAVSSIKKKVNDKNPHVALYALEVMESVVKNCGQTVHDEVANKQTMEELKDLLKRQVEVNVRNKILYLIQAWAHAFRNEPKYKVVQDTYQIMKVEGHVFPEFKESDAMFAAERAPDWVDAEECHRCRVQFGVMTRKHHCRACGQIFCGKCSSKYSTIPKFGIEKEVRVCEPCFEQLNKKAEGKAASTTELPPEYLTSPLSQQSQLPPKRDETALQEEEELQLALALSQSEAEEKERMRQKSAYTAYPKAEPTPVASSAPPASSLYSSPVNSSAPLAEDIDPELARYLNRNYWEKKQEEARKSPTPSAPVPLTEPTAQPGEGHAIPANVETSLPETDPQAVTAAGAAFSEQYQNGESEESHAQFLKALQNAVTTFVNRMKSNHVRGRSITNDSAVLSLFQSINTMHPQLLELLNQLDERRLYYEGLQDKLAQIRDARGALSALREEHREKLRRAAEEAERQRQIQLAQKLEIMRQKKQEYLEVQRQLAIQRLQEQEKERQMRLEQQKQTIQMRAQMPAFSLPYAQLQAMPAAGAVLYQPSGPASFAGTFSPAGSVEGSPMHTMYMSQPAPAASGPYPSMPAAAADRGLPGPTEPPSHLPAPAVWYDGLHGEPVSVHGLPAL
- the HGS gene encoding hepatocyte growth factor-regulated tyrosine kinase substrate isoform X1, translating into MGRGSGTFERLLDKATSQLLLETDWESILQICDLIRQGDTQAKYAVSSIKKKVNDKNPHVALYALEVMESVVKNCGQTVHDEVANKQTMEELKDLLKRQVEVNVRNKILYLIQAWAHAFRNEPKYKVVQDTYQIMKVEGHVFPEFKESDAMFAAERAPDWVDAEECHRCRVQFGVMTRKHHCRACGQIFCGKCSSKYSTIPKFGIEKEVRVCEPCFEQLNKKAEGKAASTTELPPEYLTSPLSQQSQLPPKRDETALQEEEELQLALALSQSEAEEKERMRQKSAYTAYPKAEPTPVASSAPPASSLYSSPVNSSAPLAEDIDPELARYLNRNYWEKKQEEARKSPTPSAPVPLTEPTAQPGEGHAIPANVETSLPETDPQAVTAAGAAFSEQYQNGESEESHAQFLKALQNAVTTFVNRMKSNHVRGRSITNDSAVLSLFQSINTMHPQLLELLNQLDERRLYYEGLQDKLAQIRDARGALSALREEHREKLRRAAEEAERQRQIQLAQKLEIMRQKKQEYLEVQRQLAIQRLQEQEKERQMRLEQQKQTIQMRAQMPAFSLPYAQLQAMPAAGAVLYQPSGPASFAGTFSPAGSVEGSPMHTMYMSQPAPAASGPYPSMPAAAADPSMVSAYMYPAGAAGAQAAPQGPAGPTTSPAYSSYQPTPTQGYQTVASQAPQSLPAISQPPQSGTMGYMGSQSVSMGYQPYSMQNLMPTLPGQDAPLPPPQQPYISGQQPVYQQMAPSSGPPQQQPPVAQQPPAQGPPAQGSEAQLISFD
- the HGS gene encoding hepatocyte growth factor-regulated tyrosine kinase substrate isoform X2 translates to MGRGSGTFERLLDKATSQLLLETDWESILQICDLIRQGDTQAKYAVSSIKKKVNDKNPHVALYALEVMESVVKNCGQTVHDEVANKQTMEELKDLLKRQVEVNVRNKILYLIQAWAHAFRNEPKYKVVQDTYQIMKVEGHVFPEFKESDAMFAAERAPDWVDAEECHRCRVQFGVMTRKHHCRACGQIFCGKCSSKYSTIPKFGIEKEVRVCEPCFEQLNKKAEGKAASTTELPPEYLTSPLSQQSQLPPKRDETALQEEEELQLALALSQSEAEEKERMRQKSAYTAYPKAEPTPVASSAPPASSLYSSPVNSSAPLAEDIDPELARYLNRNYWEKKQEEARKSPTPSAPVPLTEPTAQPGEGHAIPANVETSLPETDPQAVTAAGAAFSEYQNGESEESHAQFLKALQNAVTTFVNRMKSNHVRGRSITNDSAVLSLFQSINTMHPQLLELLNQLDERRLYYEGLQDKLAQIRDARGALSALREEHREKLRRAAEEAERQRQIQLAQKLEIMRQKKQEYLEVQRQLAIQRLQEQEKERQMRLEQQKQTIQMRAQMPAFSLPYAQLQAMPAAGAVLYQPSGPASFAGTFSPAGSVEGSPMHTMYMSQPAPAASGPYPSMPAAAADPSMVSAYMYPAGAAGAQAAPQGPAGPTTSPAYSSYQPTPTQGYQTVASQAPQSLPAISQPPQSGTMGYMGSQSVSMGYQPYSMQNLMPTLPGQDAPLPPPQQPYISGQQPVYQQMAPSSGPPQQQPPVAQQPPAQGPPAQGSEAQLISFD